The region TCAAACAAAATGAGTAGTGCATTTTCatatgtttgtgtatttgaTGTACAATGGCCGTGTGTGTAGATGATGCGcttttatttgtgtgtgtagGTAATGTACTTTTATCGGTGTGTGTGTAGATAGCATGTATACAAATCGGTAAATTCAAAATTATAACTGTGCTTAAACACGCTGGTTACTATTCGGAGTCAAGTAACAGTATGACAAATTTTgtcaaaataaaagtaaagaaaaaaacattaaaatgcTAAATCAGCCAGGTAAAAATCAAATGGGCCTATCAACAGTAAACGATTGTtgtgattttaaaaactaaGAAACGATCAGCTTGACGTACTGAGGAGGCTTCAGCAGATTCGTTAGCCACTTCACAGCGTAAACGGGAACCCAGCCGAGGAAACTGATCACCCAGATCTTCCAGAAAAAGCTCTTGCGGGCGATGAACTCCATGTCGAAGTTGTTCCTGAAGACGAGCAGCGAGTAGAAGTAGACGACCGAAGTGCACATGATGCCGATGATGGTGAGACGGTGCCAACTGTTCAGCTCGGCGACGAGGTTCAAAATCTCAAGAATGAAGAGCGAGGTGCAGCCGATGGCGATGAGGGAGACGAGCGAGTTCTCGAAGAGGATGATGGCGCCGGTCATGAGCACGGTGCCCTGGAAGAGCGAAATCCAGATCCAGATGAGAAAGGTCTTCACGTTCATCACGCGGCCGCGCCGCAGCTCGTGGTAGAGCTCGGGGAAGAGCATCACGTCCTCCTCGCAAATCTCCACGTCGAGCACGAGGCAGAATATGGGAATCATGTTGTAGTAGGAGGTGAAGCCGACGAGGAGCCAGCCCTGGAAGAAGGCGATGGGAATGAAGTAGTAGATGCTGCTGAAGATCGCCTGCATGACGCTGATGATGACGCCGCGGTGCATGAGGAACTGGCTCATCTTGCTGCTGCGCTTGTACGAGTTCCTGCCGTGCCAGAGGAGCAGCCGCTTCAGGTGCGAGAACTCGACGAGCGAGTAGTCGCTCGAGAGCGAGGCCTGCAGGCCCTCCTTGCCGACGATCCCGATGCCCACGTTCGCCTCCGTGATCATGGGCACGTCGTTGTCGCCGTCGCCGATGCAGCAGACGATCTGCTTGttcgtcttcagcagcttcacgaTGTCCGCCTTCATCTGCGGCGTGCAGCGGCAGCAGAGCACGCTGCTCGCGAGCGTGCTGCTCTTGAGCAGGAGCTTGCGCAGGCGGTCGAGCGCGACCGAGAGCACGAAGGAGTCGAGGATGAGCACCGAGTCCGCGGGGCCCATGCTGAAGTGCTCCAGGTTCCACTCGATCACCGAGGCCACCCGCTTCATGCACGCCTCGTAGCGCTCCCGCTCGCCCGGGTACTCGGACTCCGGGCGGTCGAAGTTGGGCCCGTCGTGCGCCGCCCGCGCGCCCGAGCGCCAGAGCCAGCGGTTCCGGGCCTGCGGGACAGAGGCCGCGTGTGCCGTCCTGTCGAAGCTGTTGATGAAGTCGATCACCTCCTTCTCCACGCGCTCGGGGTGCTTCTTCGAGGTGTCCGACGGGTTAATCAGCGGGTTCACCAGGCTCTCGACGCTGATCTGGTAGACCGTGTGGTGCCTCTGCTTCAGGCCCGCCGAGATCGCCACGCACTTCGCAGTGTCGATCTTGTCGCCCGTGAGCATCCAGATCTTGATGCCCGCGTTCCTCAGGCTCTCCAGCGTGGCCGCCACGTTCCTCTGCAGCTGGTCGCGCACGCCCGTCAGGCCCACCAGCGTGAGCCCGTGCTCGAGCGTCGACTGCACGTTGCGTATCTTCTTCACGCGGTCCTCGAGACTCACGTTCGCCTCGCGGTACTTGGCCATGAAGACTGTGAACTCGTGGTCCGAGATTGGCCTGTAGGCGAAGACCAGCGTCCGCAGACCCAGCCGCGCCAGGTTGTCGCACTCCTCCGAGAGCCAGACGCTTCCCCTGGGGAGCAGGAAGGGTATGATAACCACCTCCGCCCCCTTGATGAAGAAGTGCTTCCCTCCGCACGAGTCCTCGACGATTATGCCCATGCGCTTCGTCTCACTGCTGAAGGGTATCATGAACAGGATTTTGAACTCCAGGAGTAGTCCGTTAACCAGCAGGCGCATGCAGTAGTCGTCTCTGTGCACCAGCTTAAAGCCGCACAGGTGCGCGAACTTGACCAGTGCGATCTCGTCCGGCGAGCTGGCCTGGAACTCCACgttgtcctcctccttttcaCTCTTCGCTCCGCCAACCGCTCTGTCTGAGCCGTCTGCGCTCGCAGAGTCGTTCAACCCGTATTCTCCCATGTTACTTCTGCTGGTTACGACACCGAAGTCCTTGTCCTGGCGTGCGCCGCTGTTACTTTCGAGCCCTTGGCCGTGGTAACCAACCCGAGTGGGACTTCCCACAGCATCTTCACGTGTTCCCATATTCGTCTCTCTCTCGTctgtatttgtgtttttggTAGCAGCAGTTGTTCCGACTGCTGGCGACTGTGGTTTCGGATCCTCCGTCGACAGTATTGGCCGCACGTTGTGGCAAATTCCGAGTGATAGAAGCGATAGGCACAGCCTACTCTCCAGGCTATCCCCTAGATTTGCGCCAAATATGTCCCTTATTACTTCCTTTTCGTCCCTATCATTCAATGCCCTTGCGCTTGAGGCGCCTTCTAGACTTGCGCCTCTCAGTGGTCCCCCTGTTTCGTCGTGCCTGCTTGAGTCCTTACTCGCTCCCTCGTATTGCCTAGCGACAACGCCGACACTGCCACCACCACCAGTGGCTGCGACGTTGCCTCGGCTGCTACCAATGCCGCGGGCACTGCCCTGGTTTCCAATCGCGAtgctggtgctggtacCAACGCCACTTCCCCTAACACTTACACCACTCCCGTGACTCCTATTACTGTGCTCCGTTTTATCGCCTACGCCGCGACCACTAGCACTCGCATGAATGGTTGTGAGATTCCCCAAACTGTTTGGTGGCGTCGTCGCCGTATTCGACGGCGGCCTTAGAAAGCTATCCATCTTGCTCTTTATGACTCCCACGTCCTCGTTTGTGTAAAATCCACGCGACACGTACAGCTTTTCCAGCGAAATAACGTTTTGCGTCAGCGTCCCTGTCTTGTCTGACAGCAGGTACTGTATTCTTCCTAGCTCCTCTGGTATCATTGTCGTTCTCGGCATTGCCTTGGGTATCTTTTTATCCATCACGATGGCTCTGTTGTACACGTACTTTGCGATATCGAGGCTTATTCTCAGCGACAGTGGCACGATGGTTGAGAACAGCAGCAGGTACTTCAGGAAGGTCACGTACCACTTCGCTTCGAAGCCCGTCGGCGCGAGCATGATTATTGTCATGCCCAGCATTAGGACTATCAGTATTATGAACAGCCTGTTCAGCTCTCTTTCGAAGAGCCCGAACTTCGTCCTCGACCTCTTCGAGTTCAGACACGCCCTTGCGTCCTTGCCGATGTATATCACTAGCCCGTGTATTGTTCCACTTGCCACGATCGAGTTCATCCAGACCACGTTGTCCACGTTAAGCGACTCGACCACCAGGTCGTACTTGAGGCTCTTCACTCCAATGGTCGTGAATTCTGCATCCTTATCACATTTCACGCTACTGTTTCCTCTCGCCAggttactgctactacttcTTTTCACGTTGGTCATGCTGTTCGTTCTATCGTAGTTATCGGCGCCACTTGCAAGGTTAGTGTTGCCGGCAAGGTTAGTGGTGCTTCCAAGAGTAGTGGTACCGTTGCCCGTGACGTTACTGATTCTAGGACTGCCGCCGACATGGTTGTTGGTAACGGCAGCTGTATTGGTGGTAATATTCTCAAGGTTAGTCGTA is a window of Theileria orientalis strain Shintoku DNA, chromosome 2, complete genome DNA encoding:
- a CDS encoding cation transporting ATPase gives rise to the protein MKDFEDKVNDQDWLLSNLDRPPTFLDRLRFYLYTRFNRRPYKSFRCISIKGGFLPKLFLYNGLVNSKYNILTFIPLVLYSQFSSFINLFYLAMCLSQLVPVLRVESPIVHMFPLSLVIFVYSLKEGIEDYKRHVRDKEHNRQQFCYFSDKGYVDVASEKIKLGQLLMLKQGERVPADILLLKTSEPNGASFVRTDQLDGETDWKLKRAVATTQAMSVEDIFNLLSVATVEEPKPDFYNFLGKITFYYPVKSEDERPRGGYETDNANSDLVISRSSSSDLASNGSITNNTNNVTSTTNLENITTNTAAVTNNHVGGSPRISNVTGNGTTTLGSTTNLAGNTNLASGADNYDRTNSMTNVKRSSSSNLARGNSSVKCDKDAEFTTIGVKSLKYDLVVESLNVDNVVWMNSIVASGTIHGLVIYIGKDARACLNSKRSRTKFGLFERELNRLFIILIVLMLGMTIIMLAPTGFEAKWYVTFLKYLLLFSTIVPLSLRISLDIAKYVYNRAIVMDKKIPKAMPRTTMIPEELGRIQYLLSDKTGTLTQNVISLEKLYVSRGFYTNEDVGVIKSKMDSFLRPPSNTATTPPNSLGNLTTIHASASGRGVGDKTEHSNRSHGSGVSVRGSGVGTSTSIAIGNQGSARGIGSSRGNVAATGGGGSVGVVARQYEGASKDSSRHDETGGPLRGASLEGASSARALNDRDEKEVIRDIFGANLGDSLESRLCLSLLSLGICHNVRPILSTEDPKPQSPAVGTTAATKNTNTDERETNMGTREDAVGSPTRVGYHGQGLESNSGARQDKDFGVVTSRSNMGEYGLNDSASADGSDRAVGGAKSEKEEDNVEFQASSPDEIALVKFAHLCGFKLVHRDDYCMRLLVNGLLLEFKILFMIPFSSETKRMGIIVEDSCGGKHFFIKGAEVVIIPFLLPRGSVWLSEECDNLARLGLRTLVFAYRPISDHEFTVFMAKYREANVSLEDRVKKIRNVQSTLEHGLTLVGLTGVRDQLQRNVAATLESLRNAGIKIWMLTGDKIDTAKCVAISAGLKQRHHTVYQISVESLVNPLINPSDTSKKHPERVEKEVIDFINSFDRTAHAASVPQARNRWLWRSGARAAHDGPNFDRPESEYPGERERYEACMKRVASVIEWNLEHFSMGPADSVLILDSFVLSVALDRLRKLLLKSSTLASSVLCCRCTPQMKADIVKLLKTNKQIVCCIGDGDNDVPMITEANVGIGIVGKEGLQASLSSDYSLVEFSHLKRLLLWHGRNSYKRSSKMSQFLMHRGVIISVMQAIFSSIYYFIPIAFFQGWLLVGFTSYYNMIPIFCLVLDVEICEEDVMLFPELYHELRRGRVMNVKTFLIWIWISLFQGTVLMTGAIILFENSLVSLIAIGCTSLFILEILNLVAELNSWHRLTIIGIMCTSVVYFYSLLVFRNNFDMEFIARKSFFWKIWVISFLGWVPVYAVKWLTNLLKPPQYVKLIVS